In Saimiri boliviensis isolate mSaiBol1 chromosome 12, mSaiBol1.pri, whole genome shotgun sequence, one genomic interval encodes:
- the LOC141580506 gene encoding zinc finger protein ENSP00000375192-like: FFFRWSLALLPRLESSGMISAHCNLHLLGLSDSPASAARVAGITGACHRTQLIFQAGLKTPDLRGSTHLGLPKCWDYRREPPHWPEN; this comes from the exons tttttttttagatggagtcttgctctgttgcccaggctggaaagcagtggcatgatctcggcccactgcaacctccatctcctgggtttaagcgattctcctgcctcagccgcccgagtagctgggattacaggtgcatgccaccgcacccagctaattttt caggctggtctcaaaactcctgacctcaggggatccacccaccttggcctcccaaagtgctgggattacaggcgtgaaccaccacactggcCTGAAAATTAA